Genomic DNA from Paenibacillus borealis:
AAAGAATTCCCGTGGCTCCGAGAAATCGACAGCCTCGCCCTGGCCAATGTCCAGCTCCATCTGGACCAAGCGTACAAACAATTTTTTCAGAAGAAGACTATGGGCTTCCCCCGATTCAAAAGCAAGAAAACACATACAGACCGCTTTACAACAAACAATCAAAAAGGAACGATTGGAATTGAAGGCGGTATGCTTAAAATCCCAAAGCTAAAGAGCAGAATCCGAATCCGGATGCACCGCCCTTTCTCAGGACGGGTCAAATCCTGTACTATCTCTAAAACACCATCCGGCAAATACTTTGCGTCCATCCGAGTTGAAACAGAAAGCACGCCATTGCCTATAGCAGCCCAGAAAATTGGCGTCGATTTAGGACTGAAAAGCTTTGCGGTGACCTCAGAGGGTGAAGTGATTGCGAATCCGAAACATCTGCGGAAATCGGAACAACGATTAATAATGCTGCAAAAAAGCGTATCCCGAAAGAAAAAAGGAAGCCACAACCGAACCAAGGCCAAACTCCGAATGGCGAAGCTGCATGAAAAAATAGCAAACCAGCGGAAAGACTTCTTGCACAAAACGTCCACCCGAATGATCCACGAAAACCAAGTGATCGTGATGGAGGACTTGCGTGTAAAGAACATGCTGCAGAATCATAAGTTAGCGAAGGCCATATCCGAAGTCTCCTGGAGATTATTCCGAGAACTGCTGACCTACAAAGCGGAATGGTATGATCGGCAGTTGATCATTGCCCCTCCAAACTATGCAAGCAGTCAACTCTGTTCCTATTGTGGCTACAAAAACGCAGAAGTCAAGAATCTGGCTGTACGGGAATGGTCTTGTCCAGAGTGCCATACGGAGCACGATCGAGATCGGAATGCGGCTGCCAATCTTCTGAAACTAGCCATGTAAATGGCACAATGGGCTAGGAACGAGCCAGCAAGCTTGGGTAAACTTGGAGTGTTAGCTCTATTGACCAAGAAGCACCCACCTCATAGGTGGTGTGTAGTTCACATAAAACAAACTTTACCAGATTCAGGGTTGACAATCTGCAGCAGCGCCATTTATTATTGGGTTTATCATTTAGAGAAGGGAGGCCGATGGGTCATGATTGGAACAACTGCTTCGAGAACGCCGCACAGTCACTATACAACCGCATATGAACAATCTGATCTCATCGCCTTTGTCCGGAAGACATAATGCGCAGCCTGCTTGTTATGTCACAATTGTATACGGGTGTGCTTTGAACCTGCAGCAGCTTGAATCCGAAGCTGCACCCAATGCTCCGGGAGCCGCATGATCAGAACTGATCTGCGGCTCTTTTTGCGTACCTGAAATACGGAATTTACTTTAACAACCTGAGAGGAATTGAACAATTTTATGAATAGCATGAAGCAGCAAGCGGGGGATATGCCCCGTTATAAACATGAGGTGGCCCTTCCGGGCGGCGACCTCAAGGTATATGCCAGCGAGCAATTATTTGGCTCACTTGATTACAAGGTCCTGGAAATGGCTAATAACAATCTGCAAATCCCGAATATTGAATATATGAGCTATACTCCTGATGTACATGTTGGCGTCGGAACCTGCATCGGGACCACCGCGGTCTGGGATGCCGCGTCAGGCTATGTGTCGCCGTCCATCGTGGGCAGCGATATCGGCTGCGGCATGCGCGTACATCTGACCAATCTGCATGCGGATGATCTGCGCGATGTGAAGCTGCGCCGCAAGCTGGTCCGGGCAATTGAGAAATATCTGCCGATGGAGGCGCAGCAGCGCGGCCATTACAGCGATATCCGGCTGGAGAATATCGTACGCAAAGGACTGCACGGCCTGCCCGGCAAATATGTTCCGGACAGCTATACACCGAAGAAATCAAGCGCGTTGTCCCATGTAGAGATCAGTAAGCTTGCCTTTGACGAGGAGATTCTGAATGAGCTGCCAGATATGGCCTGGCACCGGGGCCACCGCCAGCTGGGGACACTCGGCGGCGGCAACCATTTCGTCGAGATCCAGGCGGTTGAAATCGCTGAAGAGCAGCGGGAAGTGGCTGAAGCATGGGGACTTAAGGACGGGCAGATTGCCGTGATGATCCATTCCGGCTCCCGGGCCTGGGGCGGGATGGTCAACCAGTTCTGCACGCCCGCCTTCGCCAAGGTGATGGGGCAGCTGGGACTCGGCAGCGCTGATCCGCGCCTGATCTATGCTCCTCTGGCACATCCGCAGGCCCGGCGTTACGTCAATCTGATGTACTCAGCGCTGAACTACGCGGTGGTGAACCGCCATCTGATCGCTTACGGGGTCCGCGAGGGCTTTCGTGACGTCTTTGGCACGAAATGCGAGCTGCGCACCCTCTACGATCTGATGCACAACTATGCCTGGGAAGAGGAAACCTCCTCCGGCACCAAATTCGTGCACCGCAAAGGGGCGACGCGCGCCCTGCCCGCAGGCCATCCGGATAATCCGTCAGCTTATGCGGCGACTGGACATCCGGCGCTGATCCCCGGCTCGATGGGCACAGCCTCCTATATCATGGCTGGCCAGCCCGGCGGGGAAGAAAATTATTACTCGATCTGCCATGGTGCAGGTCGCATCCGCTCCCGCACAGCGACGAAACGGCTGGTATCTGTTCATGAATTCTCACAGTCGCTGAAGGTGGGGACACCCGATGAGATTGTAGTGAATCAGCATTCCCTGGAATCTATCATTGACGAATCTCCCCAGGCCTATAAGAATGTAGATGAGATTATAGAAAGCGTTACGGGTGCCGGCCTGGCTGCTGTTGTGGCCAAATGCAAGCCGCTCGCAGCGATAAAGGGGACAAAATAGGATGGAGCAGGAGATTAAGAAACCTACTGTAATCTACGAGTACGATGAAGACAAAGCCGGAATTATCAAAGGTTATGATGTCTACGCGCGGCTGGTTGACGGTATACTCGAAGCGCTTTACAACCGTTACGGCGTCCGTTATGAGCTGTATGCCAGCGATGATCCGAACAGTGAATACTGGAAGCTGCTGGAGAATGATGTGCAGAGCGGGAACGCGGGGGTGGAGCATGTGGCGCGGATTTTTGACCGCCTGGAGGACCGGACCTTCGTGTTCGACGATGAGAAGGAGCAGCCGGAGTACAATATTCATCTGTCGGTCCGCAATAATGTGCTGGCTTATCCGGCTATGGGCATTGCGCTGGCGCGGGTGCCTGTGTTCCAGGAGAACGGCATCAACTTCCAGGACTACGTGTTTGCGGCATCCGACGCGCAGCTGCAGTTCTTCCTTGGCAATGTGCGCACCCGTCAGCGGGAGCAGAATATTAACAAGGTGACAGTGTTCACCGACAGACGTAACGGAATCTTGCGTGAGGATGAGCCGATAACCCGTTCTGTGGGGCGGGAGGAGGTCGTGCTGGACGCGGGGATCAAAAAAGAAATTTACCGTTCGCTCGACCAGTTCTTCGATTCGGACCGCAGCTTCTATGTCACCTATGACATCCCGTACAAGCGGGGGATTCTGCTCTACGGGCATCCGGGCAACGGCAAGACCACGCTCGTCAAATCCATTGCCGGGAGCGTCCCGGGACCTGTGCTTTATTGGCAGATCACTGAATATACGAGCAGCGAATCGGTGAACGAGGTGTTTGAGGCCGCGGCCCGGCTGGCGCCGATGGTGCTGGTGATTGAGGATATCGACTCGATGCCGCAGGAGGTCCGCTCCTTTTTCCTGAACACGCTGGACGGGGCTACTTCGAAGGAAGGCATCTTCCTGATCGGCACCACCAATTATCCGGAGAAAATAGACCCCGGCCTCATGAACCGCGCCGGGCGCTTCGACCGGGCGTATGAGATCAAGATGCCAAATGAGGCACTGCGCCTCGAATATCTGCAGCTGCGGGGCTTCTCTGCCTTCGCGGGGGAAGAGGGTACTGCCACTGCTGCGCGTCTGACAGGAGATTTCTCCCTGACCCAGCTTGGCGAGCTGTATGTCAGTGCGGCACTGGAATGGCACGAGAACGGTACGGCTGATGTGGAGTCGCTGGTGCGCGGCATGCGCGGCGAACTGGACAAAGGCCGCAAGCGTGAATGGATGAAGGACGCTTCATCCAGCATCGGGTTTTATTGAGAAGTAACTGAAAAGGGAAAGAAATGGGGAGCCGGGAGGCTCCCTTTTTTGAAAGATAAGAATTTATATGTTTTGGGGTCCCCGCAAAGTACCAGAGTAATCATCGAAGATAAGGCCCCACTTTGTGGGGTTATTTTGCGTAGGGATGAAGATAAGTCTGCTATAGTAAGATGGATGATTCCGGAAATTTCTGGCTGGAAGCTGTAACTTCTGGCGTACTCAGACGTGGATGGATTAAGGGGGGAGGAAATGGAGCCGAATTCGCTGGATGATCTATATGAGAATTATGTTGCGGACATCTACCGCTATCTGCGCTCCCTCTGCCATGACCACCATGCGGCCGAAGACTTAATGCAGGAGACCTTCTACCGGGCTTATCTGTATCTGGAGGACTGCCGGGAAGAGCGGATTAAGCCGTGGCTGTTCCGCGTGGCTTACAATGCCTTCGTGGATTACAAGCGCAAGGAAAAGCGGAGTGTATCCAAGGAAGATGGGTTTTTCAGCGGGCTGCCCCATCCCGAGACCACGGAGGGGACTCTGCTGCGTCAGGAACGCTGGGAAGAGACAGCGCTGGCATTCAGCCGCCTTCCGGAGGTGCAGCGCCATGCGCTGCTGCTGCATGATTATCACGGGCTGACCTACAAGGAAGCTGCTGGCATCATGAACGTAGGTTTGTCCCAATACAAGATATTGGTATTCCGCGCCAGGCAGAAGCTGCGTGAGGCGGACCGGAGGAGGAATGAGCATGAGTGAGGAGTTCAAAGAACAGCTGAGGAAATACAGTGAGGGAACACTTCCGGAGGAAGAGCGGGAGGCGCTGGAGAGTGAAATGGAGAAGCTGGAGGCTTATCAGCTGTATCTGGAGGAGCAAATGGAGCGGGAAGAGCAGACAAACGGGCAGTGGACAAAGGCAGACCCCGCAGGCACCGATTCTCCGGGACTCAAGAAGGTAAAGAAAAAGGCGGAAAAGCGGGAGAAGAAAATTATCCGCCGCGGCAAATGGAAGGCGCGGCTCGTGAACACCATTACTGTATTTGCGGCCTTCATTATCTTCATGATCATCAGCAATATTATTACTATAGTATTCTATAGCACCGGAAACCGTGGTGAGACTTACAGTGATGTTGTATCCTCGGCGATTGCCGTGACCCGTCCCAACACAACCACATATCTTTCCAGCGATGCGAAATCGTTCTTCCGGATGAATCTGACCGGTAAACTGCTGAAGCAGGTAGGCGGGGAGAAGGTTCAGATGGGTGATTACAAACAGACCTTTCTCCTGGGGCTATCCTATCCCGGAGTGTTCAACTGGATGGATGACCGGAATGCGGGTAATTACATTTTCTACTATCCGGCAGCAGATGGTTCCGTCAGCAGCGGGGATGACAGCGATGAGTGGAACAAGCTGGATAAGCTACCCGAGGGTACGGTTGCCGAAGCCTACCTGTCGTTCGACCATTTATTTACGACAGATGAGCTGCTGAAGGAGTTTGAAGTGCTGAATTTGCGTCCGGTCTGGTTCGGGGCGGATACCGGCCCTTCTACCCATGATGAGGTGGTTACGAATCCGCTGGGATTTCCCTATGATCCGATCTGGCATGACGATGATATGCTGAAATCAGAGGTCACCACTAAGAAAACAGGCTGGTTCAGCTCGGTCTCCTCCTACGGCAGCGTATCGCCTGCTGTTAAGCCTTATGGGGATGGGGCACTGCGGGATGCGAACTTCATCAAAACGCTTAAGCTGCTGCAGCAGCATCAGTCACTGGCCAGGAAGGCAGCGCCGTTTATTGAACTGGATACTTCGCTCTCCTATCTGCAGGAGCATGGGGTTCAGCTCTATGGAGCTGTAGCCACAGGACCGGTCAAGGAACTGCTGAAGCTGCGCGAGGTTTCCTGGGTCAGCTATATGCGGGTGGGTGAAGTCCGGCTCTGGAATTGGCGGGAATGAGGCGGAGGCCGGGCACGGCTTGCTTCTAAGTTCTGCAAATCGTACAATTATAAGTACGTAAACTTGAGTATGTTAAGGTGAAAAGGCTGAGAATCGCAGTTTACAGCGCTTCTCAGCTTTTTTACTACCTGTCCCTCGGGTTCATTATGGATGTGAATTAGGAGCTGAAGCAGATGAAGATTGGAGTAGTATCGGATACGCATTTGTCACGGACGGCAAAGGGTTTACCCCGGGCGCTTACGGAAGAATTCCGCCATGTGGATATCATCCTGCATCTGGGAGACTGGGTAGCGCTGGAGATTTATGATATGCTGGCCCGGCTTGCCCCGGTGGAGGGTATCGCCGGCAACAATGATGGCGCCGAGATTATTCAGCGCTTTGGTGAGAGCAAGATCGTTACACTGGAAGGCATGCGCATCGGAATGATTCACGGACATGCGCCTTATTCCCGCAAAGGGACGGATGGAAACGCTCTGCTCGCTTTTGAAGGCCAGGATGTAGACTGTATTCTCTTTGGCCATTCCCATCAGCCGCTGATGCGCCGGGAGAACGGTATTCTGCTGTTCAACCCCGGATCACCTACGGACAAGCGCCGGGAGAAGCAGTATTCCTTCGGCCTGATGGACATTGAAGACGGTAAGATTACGGCCCGTCATGTCTTTTACGACTCCAAGGAATAAATGAAGCTGGGCGGAAAGAGGGGAGAGCCTTGTTGAATTTTCGTTTTGAACGGGCAGGTCTTGAGGATGTGGAGGAACTTGCTCCGCTGTTTGATGAATACCGCAGCTATTACGGCCAAGTCTCGGACCTGGAAGCTGCGCGGGAATTCCTGAAGGCGAGACTGCAAGGCGAAGAATCTGTAATCTTCATGGCTGTAGCCGGTGAGGGTGCGGACAAGCGGACGTATGGAATGGCCCAGCTTTACCCTTCCTTCTCTTCCATTACGGTTCAGCGGGTATGGATATTGAACGACTTATTTGTAACGGAGGAGCAGCGCGGACAGGGACTTGGCTCTCTGCTGCTGGAAGGCGTACGCGGATTCGCGCAGGGTACAGGTGCGAAGGGGCTGACGCTTTCAACGATGACGCATAATACCGGTGCGCAGCGTTTATATGAAGCTCAAGGCTACATCAGAGACGAAGGTTTTTTCACTTATTATTTATATTTTTGAAGCGATAGTTAGGAGAGTTTACGTGAAGACAAGCAATAAGCTGGCCGTGTTTTTTGATCTGGATGATACGTTGTACGACCATTTGGTGCCTTTCCGGGAAGCGGTGCGCGAAGTGCTGGCACCTGATGAGGACAAGCTGGATTACGCGGAGCTGTTCTACACCGTACGGCATCACAGTGATCTGCTGTGGCCGAAGTATCTGAGCGGGGAGCTTGAGCTGGAGGAGACCCGGGTGATGCGGCTGGAGCTGGCTTTTGAAGAATATGGTCTGCCCTTGAACCGGGAGCAGGCGGCCAGAGTCCAGGCATCCTATATTGCCCGCCAGTACACGATCGAGATGATCGAAGGCGTAGCGGAGCAGCTTCAGCGCTTTATTAGCCTGGGGCATCCGGTAGGCATTATCACCAACGGCCCGCTGGATCACCAGATGGGCAAGCTGCGCGGGCTGGGTATAGATAAGCTCATTCCGCCGGAGATGATCTTCATCTCGGATGCTGTCGGTCTGGCCAAGCCGGACCCGGCTATCTTCGCCCATGTCAATAAGATGACGGGAACCACACCGGAGAACAGCCTCTATGTCGGCGATACATGGGCTAACGATGTGGTTGGAGCGCTTGCGGCGGGCTGGAAGGTATGCTGGTACAACCCGCGCGGGCGGGAGCCGGGACCGGATCACACGCCGAGCTATATTTTCACCAATTATAAAGAGTTCAGCGAGCTGCCGCTGGTGTAACAAAGAAAAGGTGCCCTCCCCCAAAGGAAGGCACCTTTTCTGCTTGTATGCTATATGCTAGGCGGTATTAATCAGCGAAGCTGTACGTAGGGTCGGTCAGATTCAGCCGTTCTCTCAGTGAAGAGGTGGCATAAATCTTATTGTCGTCTGTGATGAAGAAGGCGTCAACCTTCTCCGGCAGAGCTTCAAGATACTTCATGCCGTCTTCAAGGCCCATCAGGAATACACCTGTTGACAAGGCATCCGCATCGGTTGCGTTCGGACTCATAATGGTAATGCTCTTCAGCCCGTTCTGGGACGGGAAGCCCGTCCGCGGGTCAAGAATATGATGGTAACGCACGCCGTCCTGCATGAAGAAGCGTTCATATACCCCCGAGGCATCAATAACCTCGTCAGAGATTTTGATCGTACCCAGCTGGGTACCGCGGCTCTGATCAGGGTCCTGCAGGCCGATATTCCACGGCGAACCGTTCGGCTTGTTGCCAAGGGCAATAATACTGCTGCCGCCGAGATTGATCATCGCGCTGTCAAGGCCCTGAGCCTTCAGGTAGTCGGCGATCCGGTCAGCGGCATAACCTTTGCCGATCCCGCCCATGTCCAGCACCATGCCTTCCTTGGCCAGCTTCACCGTCTTCGCGGCATCATCCACGATAACATCCTTGTAATTGGTCAGGCTGCGCGCTTTATCAATCGCCGCCTGATCGGGAACATGTTCTCCGCCTTCGCCGATCGCCCAGAGGTCTACCAGCGGTCCAACGGTAGGGTCGTACAGCCCGTCCATTTCTTCGGCATATTTAAGGGAAAGCTTCACGATATCCAGCGTTTCATCGGACACGGCTACGGCTTCTTTACCGGCTGCCTGATTCACAGCGTATAATTCCCCGTTCTCCTTGGTGCGGCTGAACTCGATGTCCATCCGTTCCAGCATCGCCTGGATATCATCCATGTTCTTCTGCTCTACAGTATTGCCGAAGACCTTGATATTCACGACCGTATCATAAATATAAAACGTCTGTTCCAGAGACTTCGTATCGCCATCCTTGGTGACCGTTGCACCACCGGGGGTTTCAGTAGCAGCCGTGCTGTCTTCTCCCTTGTTGCCCACTACGAGCCAGATGGCCACAGCTGCGACGATAACAATGACGAGAGCGGCCAGAATAACGCCAGATTTCTTGTTCTTAAACATATTCCACCATCCATAAAGTTAGTTTCTTGATCACATCTTTATTATCATACCCCAGAAAGAATGGCAATGGGTACTCATTTCATGACATTTTGTGCAGAAGAGCAGCCTGCAGAACAGATAATCAAATGAAATTTTCATTAAAATGTTGTCTTCTTCGCGGGGACATGGTAAATTGATTTGTGACTGAGTGACCGAAAATTAAATTTAGTCAATTTATGGTCGTACAGGAAGAAAGGAGTTTTACCTATGTCCATTGACCGCAAGGCGTTGATCCTGCAGGCAGCAACCCTGTCCTTTGTACAATTCGGCTATAAAGCCACGACCATGGATCAGGTATCCAGAATCGCCAATGTGGGCAAAGGCACGATTTATACTTTTTTCAAAACCAAAGAAGAACTGTTTGAGGAAATTCTGGACAAGGCTTCGCAGGAATTAATGTCTGTGATGAACCGTGTAGCGGCGGAACAAGCAACCTTCGTGCATAAGCTGCTCAATCTGCTGGACTCCATTCTGGAATTCCGGTCCGATCATGAGCTGTTCGTGAAGCTGGCCCAGGAAGTGCGGGACATCGGTACAGCCCAGGCGCTGGAAGGTGTGAAGCGGATGGAGGCCTACGCGCTGGATTTCTTAAGACAGCAGATTGAGGAAGCCATCGGCAGCGGTGAAGTGAAGCCCTGTGACTCCAGTGTTGCGGCATTTATGATTCTGCGTATGTACCTGGCGCTCACCACGGAATGGAACAAATCCCATGAGCCGCTGGACAAAAACCGGATTAAAGAGCATATGATCCTCTTCATCTCAACGGGGATTCTGCTATAGCGTGAGTATTCTGGCCTGTAAAGGCTATTTTTTTCCGGTTATTATGAACGGTTATGAAAGTTTTCATGCATTTACAAACAAACAAGAGATAGAAGGTGCGGGCGATGAGAGCCATTTCAGTTTTTGTACAGGATTTAAAAATATTGGTGACCAAGCCGATGCTGCTGCTCACTATACTCGGTGTCGCTGCGTTGCCTATGCTGTACAGCGGTTTTCTCGTGGATGGATCATGGGACCCTTACGGCAATACAGGCAAGCTGCCCGTTGCTGTGGTCAATCTCGATAAAGGTGCGGACTATGAAGGCGAGTCCATGCAGGTAGGCAGGGATTTCGTCGATGAGCTGAAGGATAACAATGATTTCAAATGGGAATTCGTAGATGCGGCTGAAGCCGAGGAGGGGATGGCACACAACCATTACTATATGACCATCACCATTCCGGCGGATTTCTCAGAGAATGCTACAACCCTGACACAGGAGCATCCGGTGCAGGCGGAGATTATGTTTGAGCCGAACAGCGATTATAACTTTGTGGCTGGACAGATCGGCAACAGTGCGGTCAATAAGCTGAAGGCTAAGCTGTCTGCTCAGATCACAGAAGCTTATACCCGCAGCATGTTTGAACAGGTGGATACGATCTCCACCGGTCTCGGCGATGCCGGCAGCGGCGCCACGGAGCTGAAGGATGGGGCAAGCAAGCTCACGAACGGGCTGGCTACGCTGAAGACCAATCTGAACAAGCTGGCCAGCGGGACGACTGAGCTGCAAAGCGGACTGAAGCTGCTCTACAATGGTGCAGACACGCTGAATCAGGGTACAGGCACATTGACGCAGGGCACTGCGGATCTGGCCAGCGGCCTGGGCCAGTTAGCTGAGGCAGAGCAGCAGCTGCAGGACGGCGCAGTGAAGTCGCAGAGCGGCGCTTCACAGCTGGAGCAGGGCCTGCTCTCTTCCCAGGCTGGCAGCAGCCAGCTGAAGGACGGGCTGGCGGCCTCTGAAGCGGCGAGCAGCCAGCTTGCCTCGGGTGCACAGCAGCTGGCAGACGGGCTGGAGCAGCTGCTGGCTGCGAGCCCGGCACTTGCCGAGAGCGAGCAGTACAAGCAGCTGCTGGCGGCAAGCCGGCAGCTGGCAGCAGGCAGCGAGCAGCTGCATGCCGGGCAGACCTCGCTGCTCGCCGGCAGCACCCGGCTGGCAGGCAGCCAGACACAGCTGCATGACGGCGCAGCGCAGCTGGCAGCTGGCGGGACTCAGCTGGCAGCAGGGCTGGACGCATTCGGCAGCAAGCTGAAGGAGGCGACGGCCGGAGGCAGCAAGCTCGCCGCCGGCGCAGCTGCGCTGGACAAGGGGGCTTCGCAGCTGGAGCAGGGGCTGACCAAGCTGTCCGGCGGTGTGGACGGACTCTCGGATGGCGCCGGCAAGCTGACAGATGGTGCCGGAGAACTGAAGGACGGAGCCGGCAAGCTAATGGACGGCAGCGGTGAGCTGGCACAGAAGCTGAACGACGCTGCAGCCGAAACTTCTGGCGTAAGCTCCAGTGACAGCACGGTGAATATGTTCGCCGAGCCGGTGAAGCTGGTGGAGAAGACGGATTACAAGCTGGACCATTACGGATTAGGTATTGCGCCGTATTTCCTGTCACTGGCATTGTTTATGGGGGCGCTCGTCTTTACGACGGTCTTCTCGCTCCGGGAATCGAATGTGCCCGGGGCAACGGCGATGGGCAGATTTGTCAGCCGTACGCTGACCTTCGTCATGGTCAGCATCATCCAATCTGTGCTTGCAGATCTGGTGCTGCTGCATGGCCTTAAGCTGGAGGTACAGAGCGTGCCGCTCTTCTATCTATTCACACTGATTACGAGCTTAACCTTCACGCTGATCGTCCAGGCGCTTGTAACCTGGCTGGATAATCCCGGCCGTTTCCTGGCGATTGTGCTGATGATCTTCCAGCTGACATCAAGTGCGGGGACCTTCCCGCTGGAGCTGCTCCCGCAATGGATGCAGAAGGTGAACCCTTGGCTGCCGA
This window encodes:
- a CDS encoding YhgE/Pip domain-containing protein translates to MRAISVFVQDLKILVTKPMLLLTILGVAALPMLYSGFLVDGSWDPYGNTGKLPVAVVNLDKGADYEGESMQVGRDFVDELKDNNDFKWEFVDAAEAEEGMAHNHYYMTITIPADFSENATTLTQEHPVQAEIMFEPNSDYNFVAGQIGNSAVNKLKAKLSAQITEAYTRSMFEQVDTISTGLGDAGSGATELKDGASKLTNGLATLKTNLNKLASGTTELQSGLKLLYNGADTLNQGTGTLTQGTADLASGLGQLAEAEQQLQDGAVKSQSGASQLEQGLLSSQAGSSQLKDGLAASEAASSQLASGAQQLADGLEQLLAASPALAESEQYKQLLAASRQLAAGSEQLHAGQTSLLAGSTRLAGSQTQLHDGAAQLAAGGTQLAAGLDAFGSKLKEATAGGSKLAAGAAALDKGASQLEQGLTKLSGGVDGLSDGAGKLTDGAGELKDGAGKLMDGSGELAQKLNDAAAETSGVSSSDSTVNMFAEPVKLVEKTDYKLDHYGLGIAPYFLSLALFMGALVFTTVFSLRESNVPGATAMGRFVSRTLTFVMVSIIQSVLADLVLLHGLKLEVQSVPLFYLFTLITSLTFTLIVQALVTWLDNPGRFLAIVLMIFQLTSSAGTFPLELLPQWMQKVNPWLPMTHSIVGFKAIIASGDYALMREQIFYLISYAVVFLFLTFLYFLRQSERPASASKEQLA